From Hippoglossus stenolepis isolate QCI-W04-F060 chromosome 6, HSTE1.2, whole genome shotgun sequence, a single genomic window includes:
- the nppa gene encoding natriuretic peptides A — MRTAAVWGLLALLCQHTLVSSHILGRATSTSDLAQLKSLLERFEDKLAEAAQEEDSEADYEETNQESEHSQVSRGWSQEEEQEYLSEKPPAEGHSKPTSQRSHLQDLLMTTRKRASSCFGARMDRIGNASGLGCNGGKG, encoded by the exons ATGAGGACTGCTGCCGTATGGGGCCTGCTGGCTCTACTGTGTCAGCACACACTGGTTAGCAGCCACATACTGGGAAGGGCTACTTCAACCAGTGACCTTGCTCAGCTCAAG TCTTTACTGGAGCGCTTTGAGGACAAGCTGGCCGAAGCAGCCCAGGAGGAGGATTCTGAAGCTGATTATGAAGAGACAAACCAAGAGTCTGAGCACAGCCAGGTCAGTCGAGGATGGAGCCAGGAGGAGGAACAAGAATATCTGTCAGAAAAACCACCAGCAGAAGGCCACAGCAAGCCCACAAGTCAGAGGAGCCATCTGCAGGACCTTCTGATGACCACGAGGAAACGGGCCTCAAGTTGCTTTGGAGCCCGAATGGACCGAATAGGAAACGCCAGTGGTCTGGGATGCAATGGTGGAAAAG GGTAG